One window from the genome of Nocardioides panaciterrulae encodes:
- a CDS encoding DHA2 family efflux MFS transporter permease subunit — MSATSKTDLPDHIDAAVLKIAGVVVLGAIMSILDITVVNVALPTFQTVFGSDGNPIAYSTVAWTVTAYTLALATVIPMTGWAADRFGTKRLYMTAIALFVGGSVLCAASWSIGALIGFRVLQGLGGGMLMPLGMTIMTRAAGPHRMGRLMAILGVPMLLGPILGPILGGWLIEVASWHWIFLINAPIGLVALIYAWRVLPRDTPEPSESFDFLGMALMSPGLALFLFGVSSIPSEGTAAAPRVWISMLIGLVLMVLFVFHSFRPAHPLLDLRLFRNRNLTVSIITMFLFAAAFFGGLLLVPTYFQEVRGESTLQAGLLVAPQGIGAMITMPIAGSQVDKHPIGRIVPFGLVFILIGMFGLTQITATTPYPLIIAELFVMGLGMGATMMPLFTSALKTLRAHEVARGSTLLNITQQIASSVGVATMSVLLTNHLQASSLAGPAMASLRSPANATGLSPAAIAKGLEDAAAAFADTYWVAWVLVLLTVVPALFLPRKHEEMHVLDEESVPPVSVH, encoded by the coding sequence ATGTCTGCGACCAGCAAGACCGACCTGCCCGACCACATCGACGCCGCCGTCCTGAAGATCGCCGGCGTGGTGGTCCTCGGGGCGATCATGTCCATCCTGGACATCACGGTGGTCAACGTGGCGCTGCCGACGTTCCAGACGGTCTTCGGGTCCGACGGCAACCCGATCGCCTACTCGACGGTCGCGTGGACGGTGACGGCGTACACGCTCGCGCTGGCCACGGTCATCCCGATGACCGGCTGGGCGGCCGACCGCTTCGGCACCAAGCGGCTCTACATGACCGCGATCGCGCTGTTCGTCGGCGGCTCGGTGCTCTGCGCGGCCTCGTGGAGCATCGGCGCGCTGATCGGCTTCCGGGTGCTGCAGGGGCTCGGCGGCGGCATGCTGATGCCGCTCGGCATGACGATCATGACCCGGGCGGCGGGCCCGCACCGGATGGGCCGCCTGATGGCGATCCTCGGGGTCCCGATGCTGCTCGGGCCGATCCTCGGCCCGATCCTCGGCGGCTGGCTGATCGAGGTCGCGAGCTGGCACTGGATCTTCCTCATCAACGCCCCGATCGGCCTGGTCGCGCTGATCTACGCCTGGCGAGTGCTGCCCCGGGACACCCCGGAGCCGTCGGAGTCCTTCGACTTCCTCGGCATGGCGCTGATGTCGCCGGGGCTCGCGCTGTTCCTGTTCGGCGTCTCCTCGATCCCCTCCGAGGGCACCGCCGCGGCGCCGCGGGTCTGGATCTCGATGCTGATCGGCCTCGTGCTGATGGTGCTCTTCGTCTTCCACTCCTTCCGCCCCGCGCACCCGCTCCTCGACCTGCGGCTGTTCCGGAACCGCAACCTCACGGTCTCGATCATCACGATGTTCCTGTTCGCCGCGGCCTTCTTCGGCGGGCTGCTGCTGGTGCCGACCTACTTCCAGGAGGTCCGCGGGGAGTCGACGCTGCAGGCCGGGCTGCTGGTGGCCCCGCAGGGCATCGGCGCGATGATCACGATGCCGATCGCGGGGTCCCAGGTGGACAAGCACCCCATCGGCCGGATCGTGCCGTTCGGGCTGGTCTTCATCCTGATCGGCATGTTCGGGCTGACCCAGATCACCGCGACCACGCCGTACCCGCTCATCATCGCCGAGCTGTTCGTGATGGGCCTGGGGATGGGCGCCACGATGATGCCGCTGTTCACCTCCGCGCTGAAGACGCTGCGGGCCCACGAGGTCGCGCGCGGCTCGACGCTGCTGAACATCACCCAGCAGATCGCCAGCTCGGTCGGGGTCGCGACCATGTCGGTGCTGCTGACCAACCACCTCCAGGCCTCCTCGCTCGCCGGGCCGGCGATGGCGTCGTTGCGGAGCCCTGCCAACGCCACGGGCCTCTCGCCGGCCGCGATCGCGAAGGGGCTGGAGGACGCCGCCGCGGCGTTCGCCGACACCTACTGGGTGGCGTGGGTGCTGGTGCTGCTGACGGTGGTGCCGGCGCTGTTCCTGCCCCGCAAGCACGAGGAGATGCACGTGCTCGACGAGGAGAGCGTCCCGCCGGTCTCCGTGCACTGA
- a CDS encoding YciI family protein, which produces MKYLVSVIDDGTGRATPTEEADIDAFNDRLRTDGHWVFAGGLGSPDPATVVDNRGAEPVFTDGPFVEAKEHLAGFWIIEAADLDVALKLAADGSKACNRKIEVRPFL; this is translated from the coding sequence ATGAAGTACCTGGTTTCCGTGATCGATGACGGCACCGGCCGGGCCACCCCGACCGAGGAGGCCGACATCGACGCGTTCAACGACCGGCTCCGGACCGACGGCCACTGGGTCTTCGCCGGCGGTCTCGGCTCGCCCGACCCGGCCACCGTCGTCGACAACCGGGGCGCCGAGCCGGTGTTCACCGACGGCCCGTTCGTAGAGGCGAAGGAGCACCTCGCCGGCTTCTGGATCATCGAGGCCGCCGACCTCGACGTGGCGCTGAAGCTCGCAGCCGACGGCTCGAAGGCCTGCAACCGGAAGATCGAGGTGCGTCCGTTCCTGTGA
- a CDS encoding sigma-70 family RNA polymerase sigma factor: MNGDGVREVIIRTHHEEWARVVAALTRRFGDLDIAEEAAAEAFATAVERWPADGVPPNPGAWLTTTANRKAIDRIRRESKRADKQREAQMSYDEPPRPAGAIEDERLRLIFTCCHPALAMEARVALTLRLLGGLTVPEIARAFLVQEATMGRRITRAKAKIKATRLPYRVPGAEDLPARVTGVLAVLFLVFNEGYLASGPDTDPVRRDLTAEAIRLTRMVRALLPEDGEVAGLLALMLLTEARRTARVSASGELVTLDEQYRDLWDAALIAEGHRLVRDRLASGVAPGRYQILAAINAVHTSARDARDTDWSQVVALYDQLVRLHPTPIVALNRAVAVGELDGPEPALALVDRLRDQLAGYHAFHATRADLLRRLGRPQQARAAYDEAIALAGNTAETAYLTRRRDQLG; the protein is encoded by the coding sequence GTGAACGGCGACGGGGTCCGGGAGGTGATCATCCGGACCCACCACGAGGAGTGGGCGCGGGTGGTCGCCGCCCTGACCAGGCGTTTCGGTGACCTCGACATCGCCGAGGAGGCGGCCGCCGAAGCCTTCGCCACCGCCGTCGAGCGGTGGCCGGCCGACGGCGTACCCCCCAACCCCGGCGCCTGGCTGACCACCACCGCCAACCGGAAGGCCATCGACCGGATCCGGCGCGAGAGCAAGCGCGCCGACAAGCAGCGGGAGGCGCAGATGTCCTACGACGAGCCGCCCCGGCCCGCCGGGGCCATCGAGGACGAGCGGCTCCGGCTGATCTTCACCTGCTGTCACCCGGCGCTCGCGATGGAGGCCCGGGTGGCGCTGACGCTGCGCCTCCTGGGCGGCCTGACCGTGCCCGAGATCGCCCGCGCCTTCCTGGTGCAGGAGGCCACGATGGGACGGCGGATCACCCGCGCGAAGGCCAAGATCAAGGCCACCCGCCTCCCCTACCGGGTGCCTGGCGCCGAGGACCTGCCGGCCCGCGTCACCGGCGTGCTCGCCGTGCTCTTCCTCGTCTTCAACGAGGGCTACCTGGCCAGCGGCCCCGACACCGATCCGGTACGTCGGGACCTGACCGCCGAGGCGATCCGGCTCACTCGCATGGTGCGGGCCCTCCTGCCCGAGGACGGCGAGGTGGCCGGGCTGCTGGCGCTGATGCTGCTCACCGAGGCCCGTCGCACCGCCCGGGTCTCGGCGAGCGGCGAGCTGGTCACCCTGGACGAGCAGTACCGGGACCTCTGGGACGCGGCCCTGATCGCCGAGGGACATCGGCTGGTGCGCGACCGCCTGGCCTCCGGGGTCGCTCCGGGCCGCTACCAGATCCTCGCCGCGATCAACGCCGTGCACACGTCCGCCCGCGACGCACGCGACACCGACTGGTCGCAGGTCGTCGCCCTCTACGACCAGCTCGTCCGCCTGCACCCCACGCCGATCGTCGCCCTCAACCGGGCCGTCGCGGTGGGCGAGCTCGACGGCCCGGAGCCGGCGCTGGCGCTCGTCGACCGACTCCGGGACCAGCTGGCCGGCTATCACGCCTTCCACGCGACCCGCGCCGACCTGTTGCGCCGGCTGGGCCGCCCTCAGCAGGCGCGCGCGGCGTACGACGAGGCCATCGCGCTGGCGGGGAACACCGCCGAGACCGCCTACCTGACCCGCCGACGCGACCAGCTGGGGTAG
- a CDS encoding phospholipase D family protein has protein sequence MEDEWTPTGWLLTKGERDNHSTRIDAQHPGEQAWSEGNLVRALVHGATYFAELYERLEATRAGDLVLFTDWQGDADERLTGEPGSEVAEVLGRADERGVDVRGLVWRSHWEKLGFTARQNRRLGQQLQQRGAEALLDMRVRTGGSHHQKFVVIRHRGEPSRDIAFVGGIDLCHSRRDDADHHGDPQAMDLAKEYGPTPPWHDVMAAIQGPAVFDVETVFRERWEDPTPLSRNPVRMFMDRVRDLDTSPDPLPAQAPPPPPVEGGTHVVQILRTYPNLRHGRDYPFARGGERSVARGYVKALGQAQRLVYVEDQYLWGDHVGDLFTEALRRDPGLHVIAVVPLHPDLAGLSRPPQLLGRRRAMAEMTKAGRGRVAFYGLENHAGTPVYVHAKVCVVDDLWVSVGSDNFNRRSWTHDSELSATVVDRAVHRDEDGGMHGAYPLRLRLSLAAEHLDRPFDARVDEDEDASLLRVMADCVDPAGMFEQYAATARALDAWHEGGCRGPRPPGRLRSLQTPRLRPLAAALALPSYLALHDPDGRPRPLRRRDTF, from the coding sequence ATGGAAGACGAGTGGACGCCGACCGGCTGGCTGCTGACCAAGGGGGAGCGGGACAACCACAGCACGCGGATCGACGCGCAGCACCCGGGGGAGCAGGCGTGGTCGGAGGGCAACCTGGTCCGCGCGCTCGTGCACGGGGCGACCTACTTCGCCGAGCTCTACGAGCGCCTCGAGGCCACCCGCGCCGGTGACCTGGTGCTCTTCACCGACTGGCAGGGCGACGCGGACGAGCGCCTGACCGGGGAGCCGGGCAGCGAGGTCGCCGAGGTGCTGGGCCGCGCGGACGAGCGGGGCGTCGACGTGCGCGGTCTCGTGTGGCGCTCGCACTGGGAGAAGCTCGGGTTCACCGCGCGGCAGAACCGACGGCTGGGGCAGCAGCTGCAGCAGCGGGGGGCCGAGGCCCTGCTGGACATGCGGGTGCGGACCGGCGGCTCGCACCACCAGAAGTTCGTGGTGATCCGGCACCGTGGGGAGCCGTCGCGAGACATCGCCTTCGTCGGCGGGATCGACCTGTGCCACTCGCGCCGCGACGACGCCGACCACCACGGTGACCCGCAGGCCATGGACCTCGCGAAGGAGTACGGCCCCACCCCGCCGTGGCACGACGTGATGGCCGCGATCCAGGGACCGGCCGTCTTCGACGTGGAGACCGTGTTCCGGGAGCGGTGGGAGGACCCGACCCCGCTGAGCCGCAACCCCGTGCGCATGTTCATGGACCGGGTCCGCGACCTGGACACCTCGCCCGACCCGCTGCCGGCGCAGGCGCCGCCGCCTCCCCCGGTCGAGGGCGGCACGCACGTCGTCCAGATCCTGCGCACCTATCCCAACCTGCGGCACGGCCGGGACTACCCGTTCGCCAGGGGCGGGGAGCGCAGCGTGGCCCGGGGCTACGTCAAGGCGCTCGGGCAGGCGCAGCGGCTCGTGTACGTCGAGGACCAGTACCTGTGGGGCGACCACGTGGGTGATCTGTTCACCGAGGCCCTGCGTCGCGATCCCGGCCTGCACGTGATCGCCGTCGTGCCGCTGCACCCGGACCTGGCCGGCCTGTCGCGTCCGCCGCAGCTGCTCGGCCGGCGCCGGGCGATGGCCGAGATGACGAAGGCCGGCCGCGGGCGGGTGGCGTTCTACGGCCTCGAGAACCACGCCGGCACGCCGGTGTACGTGCACGCCAAGGTCTGCGTCGTCGACGACCTGTGGGTGTCCGTCGGCTCCGACAACTTCAACCGCCGGTCGTGGACCCACGACTCGGAGCTGTCCGCGACCGTCGTCGACCGCGCCGTCCACCGCGACGAGGACGGCGGGATGCACGGGGCCTATCCGCTGCGGCTCCGGCTGTCCCTGGCCGCGGAGCACCTGGACCGCCCGTTCGACGCCCGGGTCGACGAGGACGAGGACGCCTCGCTGCTGCGGGTGATGGCCGACTGCGTCGACCCGGCCGGCATGTTCGAGCAGTACGCCGCGACCGCGCGTGCTCTCGACGCCTGGCACGAGGGCGGGTGTCGAGGGCCGCGACCGCCGGGCCGGCTCCGTTCGCTGCAGACGCCCCGCCTGCGTCCGCTCGCGGCGGCGCTGGCGCTGCCGTCGTACCTCGCGCTGCACGACCCGGACGGCCGGCCGCGGCCGCTGCGCCGGCGGGACACGTTCTGA
- a CDS encoding MmcQ/YjbR family DNA-binding protein: MTGCSIADFFELADQLPEVTRADNGRYWRMAVSGHTFGYLWEPTGTVGLKQTLAEQLALVAERPETFEVQFTTRGFGWVVVRLAGVERDELAELAFEAWRLTAPAVLVERRGDRLPG; the protein is encoded by the coding sequence GTGACCGGCTGCAGCATCGCGGACTTCTTCGAGCTGGCCGACCAGCTGCCGGAGGTCACCCGTGCCGATAACGGCCGCTACTGGCGGATGGCGGTGAGCGGCCACACGTTCGGCTACCTCTGGGAGCCCACCGGCACGGTGGGGCTCAAGCAGACCCTCGCCGAACAGCTCGCCCTGGTCGCCGAGCGCCCGGAGACGTTCGAGGTGCAGTTCACGACGCGTGGCTTCGGCTGGGTGGTGGTCCGGCTGGCCGGCGTCGAGCGTGACGAGCTGGCCGAGCTCGCCTTCGAGGCGTGGCGGCTCACCGCGCCCGCGGTGCTGGTCGAGCGGCGCGGCGACCGGCTGCCCGGCTGA
- a CDS encoding metallopeptidase family protein produces MVEVAPERFEEMVTEALDGLPAELGELMDNVAVTVEHGPGPPGLLGLYRGIPLTSRTTAYAGALPDRITIYRRAICAVCGTENEVVEQVRRTVVHEVGHHFGIGDARLRELGW; encoded by the coding sequence ATGGTCGAGGTCGCTCCCGAGCGGTTCGAGGAGATGGTCACGGAGGCGCTCGACGGGCTGCCTGCGGAGCTCGGCGAGCTCATGGACAACGTCGCCGTGACCGTGGAGCACGGTCCCGGGCCGCCGGGCCTGCTGGGCCTCTACCGCGGCATCCCCCTGACCAGCCGCACCACGGCGTACGCCGGCGCCCTCCCCGACCGGATCACGATCTACCGCCGCGCGATCTGTGCGGTCTGCGGCACCGAGAACGAGGTCGTGGAGCAGGTTCGCCGGACCGTGGTCCACGAGGTCGGCCACCACTTCGGCATCGGGGACGCGCGGCTGCGCGAGCTCGGCTGGTGA
- a CDS encoding GNAT family N-acetyltransferase, protein MSERDARAALEAFPGLTWAPLERDRLPAVAEFYAECEAYDANPERRSLAGLEEFWDSPRSRPEEDTLVGSDETGRVVAVAWAGCNRVVTERRGVHLGGAVRPDRRGEGLGTAVLRWQLAHGLAWDRATRREGFGPLVMRLHAPVDQADVRDLAERHGLAVERYFFEMARPLGVDLAVPAVPGVRVVDWDSARSEEIHAMVDAAFRDHWGHVDRTPQMWQEAVTARAFRPGWSVLALDEETDAVVGAALNCAYEQDWEATGVPEGYTDELAVAATHRHRGIAGALLRESLRRFAASGLEAAALSVDTANSSGALRLYAGLGYEPRARTCVHAVAVADPAGPGRVTPVRAPHPTYEQLAGMPAYAEQPVPIAFEDVNGHLNVRHYTGIASEGLDESLVALGIPQNWPASGHACFSAEHHLRYLAELRTGDRMSARVRLLGRSERAVHALVYLLDESHRRVSFVMEEIFLHVDMQTRRTAPWPEDVAAAIDKRIAEDASLPWEPDLSGSMALR, encoded by the coding sequence ATGAGTGAGCGTGACGCCCGTGCCGCGCTGGAAGCCTTTCCGGGCCTGACCTGGGCGCCGCTCGAGCGGGACCGCCTCCCCGCCGTCGCCGAGTTCTACGCCGAGTGCGAGGCGTACGACGCGAACCCGGAGCGCCGGTCACTCGCGGGGCTGGAGGAGTTCTGGGACTCTCCGCGGTCCCGACCCGAGGAGGACACGCTGGTCGGCTCCGACGAGACGGGTCGGGTCGTCGCGGTGGCCTGGGCCGGCTGCAACCGGGTCGTGACCGAGAGGCGGGGCGTCCACCTCGGGGGCGCGGTCCGGCCGGACCGCCGGGGCGAGGGCCTCGGCACGGCGGTGCTGCGGTGGCAGCTGGCGCACGGCCTGGCCTGGGACCGGGCCACCCGGCGCGAGGGGTTCGGGCCACTGGTGATGCGCCTGCACGCGCCCGTGGACCAGGCCGACGTCCGCGACCTGGCCGAGCGTCACGGGCTGGCGGTGGAGCGCTACTTCTTCGAGATGGCCCGCCCGCTGGGGGTGGATCTCGCAGTCCCGGCCGTCCCCGGCGTACGCGTCGTCGACTGGGACAGCGCGCGCAGCGAGGAGATCCACGCGATGGTGGACGCCGCGTTCCGCGACCACTGGGGTCATGTGGACCGGACTCCGCAGATGTGGCAGGAAGCGGTGACCGCCCGGGCGTTCCGGCCCGGGTGGTCGGTCCTCGCGCTCGACGAGGAGACCGACGCGGTGGTCGGAGCCGCGCTGAACTGCGCCTACGAACAGGACTGGGAGGCGACCGGCGTCCCGGAGGGCTATACCGACGAGCTGGCCGTCGCGGCGACCCACCGCCACCGGGGCATCGCCGGCGCCCTCCTGCGCGAGTCCCTGCGACGGTTCGCCGCCTCCGGCCTGGAGGCGGCGGCGCTGAGCGTGGACACCGCCAACTCCTCGGGGGCGCTGCGGCTCTACGCGGGCCTGGGCTACGAGCCGAGGGCCCGGACGTGTGTCCACGCCGTCGCGGTAGCGGATCCGGCCGGTCCCGGTAGGGTCACGCCCGTGAGAGCACCCCACCCCACGTACGAGCAGCTCGCCGGGATGCCGGCGTACGCCGAACAGCCCGTGCCGATCGCCTTCGAGGACGTCAACGGCCACCTCAACGTCCGTCACTACACCGGCATCGCCAGCGAGGGGCTGGACGAGTCCCTGGTCGCGCTGGGGATCCCGCAGAACTGGCCGGCCAGCGGGCACGCGTGCTTCTCCGCCGAACACCACCTGAGGTACCTCGCCGAGCTGCGCACCGGCGACCGGATGTCGGCGCGGGTGCGGCTGCTCGGGCGTTCGGAGCGGGCCGTGCACGCCCTGGTCTACCTGCTCGACGAGTCGCACCGGCGGGTCAGCTTCGTGATGGAGGAGATCTTCCTGCACGTCGACATGCAGACCCGGCGCACCGCCCCGTGGCCCGAGGACGTCGCGGCCGCGATCGACAAGCGCATCGCCGAGGACGCGAGCCTGCCCTGGGAGCCGGACCTCTCCGGCTCCATGGCCCTGCGCTGA
- a CDS encoding DedA family protein, producing MMQSVLDAIRSVPPAVAYTIIALLTFGEAAVFVGFVLPGETAVLLGGFLASRGHLNIGTLIVVVVVSAVVGDTVGYEVGKHLGRRVLELKILRKHQGRLDKAQDLLRRRGGPAVFLGRWTAFFRAVMPGLAGLSKMHYPTFLFWNALGGISWGITFCLVGYFAGASYQKVASSIGEGAAVVVAVVVIVALVVWRVRRRRRKQAEDE from the coding sequence ATGATGCAGAGCGTGTTGGACGCGATCCGGTCCGTGCCGCCCGCGGTCGCCTACACGATCATCGCCCTGCTGACCTTCGGCGAGGCCGCCGTCTTCGTCGGCTTCGTCCTTCCCGGCGAGACGGCCGTGCTGCTCGGCGGCTTCCTGGCGAGCCGGGGCCACCTGAACATCGGCACGCTCATCGTGGTCGTCGTGGTCAGCGCGGTCGTCGGCGACACGGTCGGGTACGAGGTCGGCAAGCACCTGGGCCGGCGCGTGCTGGAGCTGAAGATCCTCCGCAAGCACCAGGGCCGGCTCGACAAGGCGCAGGACCTGCTCCGCCGGCGGGGCGGGCCCGCGGTCTTCCTCGGCCGGTGGACCGCGTTCTTCCGGGCCGTGATGCCGGGGCTGGCCGGTCTCAGCAAGATGCACTACCCGACGTTCCTGTTCTGGAACGCCCTCGGCGGGATCAGCTGGGGCATCACCTTCTGCCTGGTCGGCTACTTCGCCGGCGCCTCCTACCAGAAGGTCGCCTCCTCCATCGGCGAGGGTGCGGCGGTCGTCGTCGCGGTCGTGGTGATCGTCGCGCTGGTCGTGTGGCGGGTCCGCCGGCGCCGGCGCAAGCAGGCCGAGGATGAGTGA
- a CDS encoding aminotransferase class V-fold PLP-dependent enzyme, with translation MSLPRPDIDPDGLLEYSVVFTDRSLNHMSERFVGVMQDIIDVLRTTYAAETVAVVPGGGTYAMEAVARQLATGRRCLVVRNGLFSYRWSQIFDAGAVAAETTVCSARPVSDERHAPWAPAPVDEVIETIERVRPEVVFAAHVETAAGMVLPDDYVRRVAAATHAAGGLFVLDCIASGALWVDMTELGVDVLLSAPQKGWSGSPCAGYVMLSAAGRAQVMATTSTSFAVDLQKWLTITEAYTQGQTPYHATMPTDTLAHDAALMLETRDAGLGELRQAQLSLGTRVRAVLAELGFASVAAEAFAAPSVVVAYTDDPEIRSGARFKAQGLQVAAGVPLMCGEGADFSTFRVGLFGLDKLTDVEGTVARLRAHLGH, from the coding sequence GTGAGCCTTCCCCGCCCCGACATCGATCCCGACGGCCTGCTCGAGTACTCGGTGGTCTTCACAGACCGGTCCTTGAACCACATGTCCGAACGCTTCGTCGGGGTGATGCAGGACATCATCGACGTGCTGCGCACGACCTACGCTGCCGAGACGGTCGCGGTCGTCCCAGGTGGCGGCACCTACGCGATGGAAGCCGTCGCCCGACAGCTGGCGACGGGGCGGCGCTGCCTCGTCGTACGCAACGGGCTGTTCTCCTACCGCTGGTCGCAGATCTTCGACGCCGGCGCGGTGGCCGCCGAGACGACCGTCTGCAGCGCCCGCCCGGTGTCCGATGAGCGCCACGCGCCCTGGGCTCCGGCTCCGGTCGACGAGGTGATCGAGACCATCGAGCGCGTCCGTCCCGAGGTCGTCTTCGCGGCGCACGTGGAGACCGCAGCCGGCATGGTGCTGCCCGACGACTACGTCCGCAGGGTCGCCGCGGCGACCCATGCAGCCGGCGGGCTGTTCGTCCTCGACTGCATCGCCTCGGGGGCGCTGTGGGTAGACATGACCGAGCTCGGCGTCGACGTGCTGCTCAGCGCCCCCCAGAAGGGATGGAGCGGCTCGCCGTGCGCGGGTTACGTGATGCTCAGTGCGGCCGGACGGGCCCAGGTCATGGCGACGACCTCGACCAGCTTCGCGGTCGACCTGCAGAAGTGGCTGACGATCACCGAGGCCTACACCCAGGGCCAGACCCCCTACCACGCCACGATGCCCACGGACACGCTCGCGCACGACGCGGCGCTCATGCTCGAGACCCGCGACGCGGGACTCGGCGAGCTGCGCCAGGCACAGCTCTCCCTCGGCACGCGGGTCCGCGCCGTGCTCGCGGAGCTCGGCTTCGCCTCCGTCGCCGCCGAGGCGTTCGCCGCCCCGAGCGTCGTGGTCGCCTACACCGACGATCCCGAGATCCGCAGCGGCGCGAGGTTCAAGGCGCAGGGCCTCCAGGTGGCCGCCGGCGTCCCGCTGATGTGCGGCGAGGGCGCGGACTTCTCCACCTTCCGGGTGGGGCTCTTCGGCCTCGACAAGCTCACCGACGTCGAGGGGACCGTGGCGCGGCTCAGAGCCCACCTCGGGCACTGA
- a CDS encoding DUF1348 family protein, giving the protein MEARPPVPPFGRDDAIKKVRGAEDAWNTRDPERVALAYSPDSRWRNRSEFLTGRAAIVEFLTRKWAKELDYRLIKEMWAFDRDRIAVRFAYEWHDAEGSWFRSYGNENWLFDEYGLMMRRHASINDVPIDEGQRKFHWDLGGPRPADHPGLSDLDL; this is encoded by the coding sequence ATGGAAGCAAGACCGCCGGTCCCGCCCTTCGGCCGTGACGACGCGATCAAGAAGGTGCGCGGCGCGGAGGACGCTTGGAACACTCGCGACCCGGAGCGAGTGGCGCTCGCGTACAGCCCGGACAGCCGATGGCGCAACCGTTCGGAGTTCCTCACCGGTCGTGCCGCCATCGTGGAGTTCCTGACGCGGAAGTGGGCCAAGGAGCTCGACTACCGGCTGATCAAGGAGATGTGGGCTTTCGACAGGGACCGCATCGCGGTCCGGTTCGCCTACGAGTGGCACGACGCCGAGGGCTCGTGGTTCCGCTCCTACGGCAACGAGAACTGGCTGTTCGACGAGTACGGGCTGATGATGCGACGCCATGCCAGCATCAACGACGTCCCGATCGACGAGGGGCAGCGGAAGTTCCACTGGGACCTGGGCGGACCGCGCCCGGCGGACCATCCCGGGCTGAGCGACCTCGACCTGTGA